The following nucleotide sequence is from Lacinutrix sp. Hel_I_90.
TATATAAATCTATAAACAAAGAATGTTAAACAATTAAAATTTTAAATTATGAAAATTGCAAATACAAGTTTTAGATTTATGCTTAGCCTCCTACTGGTCTTAAGCGCCTTATTTATGTCATGTGAACCAAACAATAATAGCGATCCTTTTATTCCAGGAGAAAATAATGAAATAGGATTAGATTTAGGTTCTAGTATCCAACGCGATTTTATGGGAAGAATTGTTGATGAAGCAAATTTGCCCATTGAAAACGCTGTGGTTACCATAGGAACGAAAGTAGCATCAACAGATGCAAACGGGATGTTTATTATAAATAATGCCGATGTAAAACAAAAGCAAGCATTTATCATAGCCAAAAAACCTGGTTTTCTAAAAGGAATGCGTTCAGTTGTACCTACACAAGGTACAAACCAGATTGAAATAATGTTGGTTACAGAAAATTTAGCGGGTACAGTTGCTTCTGGAAACAGTAGTAACGTTACTTTAACTAATGGGACAAAAGTAAGTTTTGATGGTAATTTTAAAGATGAAAATGGTAACGCTTACTCTGGTAACGTAGCTGTTTATATATACCATCTAGATCCTGCAAACCCAAATGTAGAAGCGCTTATGCCAGGGAATTTACAGGCAGAAAACGCAAATGGAGAAGCACGTGTTTTAGAAACCTATGGCATGATAAACGTTGAATTAAAAGGGGATGCTGGACAACAGTTAAATATTGCAGACGGAAGTGTTGCAGAAATTGAATTACCACTAGATCCAGCACAAACAGGTGTAGCGCCATCAATAATTCCGTTATGGCATTTTGATGAGGTCAATGGGTATTGGGTAGAAGATGGAGAAGCTATATTAGTTGGAGGAAAGTACGTTGGAGAAGTTTCACACTTTTCATGGTGGAACTGTGATGCACAATTTCCTACCGTTACCTTATGCCTAAATTTAGTAGATAATGCAACTAGTCCAGTGTCTAATGTGAAAGTTGAATTGTGGAGGAGTGGTGCTACTTATCCAAGAGTGGGACGTTCTAATGGTAATGGCGAAATTTGTGGTTTAATACCTGCAAATGAAACTTTAACCTTAAATGCATTTAATCAATGCGGTGATATAGAGTATACTACAACAATAGGTCCTTTTTCAATAAACACTAATTTAGGGAACATCGTATTGACTTCAGTCGTTTCTACAACTGTTACAGGTAATTTGGTTGATTGTTCTAACGTTAATGTAACAAATGGTTATGTCGTTTTAGATTATGGAAATGAATTAGCAACAGTTCAAGTGGTAAATGGGGCATTTACATTTTCGTTACTACAATGTCCTGCCCTTCTTGATTTCACATTAGAAGGCATAGATTATGATACGTTTCAAACTACAAATGATGTAACATTTAACTTTACAAATAGTAACGTTGGTAATATTATAGCATGTAATGCTATAAGCGAGTATATTAGTGTACAAGTTGATAGTAATCCAATAGATTACTATATTACAGATATAGATGCAAATGATAATCAACAAGGGGTAGGCTTTACAATAAGTGCACCGTTAAACTCAGGAACAGGCACTGAGTGGTTTTATGTTGGATTAGGATCCATAACACCTGGTAATTATACTTTAGCTCAGTTTGGATTGGAAGCCACAAGTATCGCTATGGATTATGCTGTTCCTAATAATTTACAACTAAACTTGGCAAGTTATGGTAGTGTAGGTAATTATATTGATGCTACTATTAACGGAACATTTACAGATTTGTCGGGAGTCATAAGAACACTTTCTGTAACAATACATGTATTGAGAGATAGTTAATGAGAGATAGTTAATAAGTAAATATTGTATAATAATTACAAGCCATTTCTGATTGAGAAATGGCTTTTTTATTTACGTGTTTCCACCTAGGTATTGGCAGTCTTTCAAATCCTGCATACCGTGAAAAGGAACTGGTGTTTTTTGGTATTGATACGTTTCACTTAGTGCATTGGATAAGTTATGATCGTCGATATTAACTTCAATATCGGTCATTTTGAATTGGCAAGGGTGTTCGTAACCTGCAGCATGCGTGATTTCAATACATTCTTTCTTGAAGGTCTTAAAGTATTGTGCCAAGCGTTCCGATTTTAAAGGAACATCAATACCACGTTGTAGCCATTTGCTTTGCGTAGCAACACCGCTTGGACAACGATTAGTATGGCATATTTGGGCTTGAATACAGCCAATGCTCATCATGGCTTCCCGGGCCACATTTATAATATCAACACCCATGGAAAAAGCCATAGCTGCTTTTCCTGGAAAACCTAATTTACCACTCCCAATAAAAACCACTTGTTCTTCTAATCCTTTTTTCTGAAATAATTTGTATAAATCTCCAAATCCGTATACCCATGGCAAGCTTACATGATCGGCAAAACTAGGAGGTGCCGCACCTGTGCCACCTTCGCCACCATCAACGGTAATAAAATCAGGACCCTTGCCTGTGGTTTTCATAATATTTGTTAGTTCTTCCCATTGTTCTAATTTACCAATAGCCGCTTTGATACCAACAGGTAAGCCGGTGTTTTCAGCAATGGCTTCAATAAAATCGACCATTTCGGGAATGGTATCAAAGGCTTTGTGATTTGGAGGTGAAAGCACATCTTTGCCAACTTCAACACCGCGAATATCTGCTATTTCCTGAGAGATCTTTGCGCCAGGAAGTACTCCGCCTTTTCCTGGCTTAGCACCTTGAGATAATTTTAATTCTATTGCGCGAATAAATGGATGCTCTTCCACTAATTTTTTCATCTTTTCCATAGAAAAACCACCATCTTCAGCACGAACGCCAAAGTAACCCGTTCCAAAATGAAAAATAACATCAGCTCCATTCTTGTGGTAAGGCGATAAACCGCCTTCTCCAGTGTTATGATAGGCATCAGCCATTTGCACACCTTTATTTAAAGAATCTATGGCTCTGGCAGATAGTGAGCCAAAACTCATAGCAGAAACATTAATAACTGATGCTGGTCGAAAAGGACGTCTGCGCTTATTATGTAAACCAATAACTTTAGCACAGGGTAAAAAGTGTTTGTCTTTTGCATTGGGATGATCATCGGGAACCCTATAAGGAATCATGGCGTTATTTATGAAAATATGCTGGTGTGCATAAATATCACGATCGGTGCCAAAGCCTTCATAATTATTTTCACTTTTAGCCGACGCATAAACCCAACTACGTTCTATGCGATTAAAAGGGAGTTCTTCTCTGTTATTAGCAACAAAATACTGGCGGATTTCAGGGCCTATGCTTTCAAATAAATAACGTAAATGTCCTACAACTGGAAAGTTATGACTTATGGTGTGTTTTCTTTGTATGACATCGCGAAGTACTACTATTACTAATACAATGAGAACCCATAGCCACCAAGAGCTATTTGATAGAAAGTTTAGAAAGGTATCCATGAGGTTTTGGTTTTCAACAAATATAAAACTTAAAGGATAAACTATTTAGTGTACAAAAGAAAAGCGAGTTTTGTCTTATTAGTAAATTTTATATATTGTAGGTTCAGGTTAGCAGATATCTTTACTATAAAAGTGGGTTCTGATATTTTTATAATAGTAAGCCGCTACATCTTTAGTCAGTAAGGTTTAATCTCTTTTTTAAAGTGCTCACTTCCGTAATTGGCAGATTACTAAATTGAATGTCGTTTTTATACTCTTGGAAGCCAACAATTTCAAACCAATAATGAAAGTCATTGCCACCATTATTTATTGTTTTTAGCGATGGAAAGCTAGAGCATCTATTAAAACAATGATTATTTTTAGAAGAATACTTTCTTAGCGGGAAATAGTTGATCTAATCCAGTAGGAAAAATAGAAGTAGCAGTAAAAATAAAACAAATGAGAATGAATTCTATAAATAGAATTGGTTACTCTCTAATAGGTTAAATAGTTATGTTTTGATAATAGAAAAATAACATGCTAAATATATATAGGAAAGATCAAGTATAAGATTGTGGATAATTATTTATAATTATTAGCAAAACTGAAAGCCAAAAACAACGACAATACTTATTTTTACCCTTTTATAAAGATAAAGCTAATTTGGAAAAGTATTTAAGTCAGTTAAACGAAGCACAACTAGAGCCTACTATTCAAAAGGATGGCCCCATGATAATTATTGCTGGTGCGGGTTCTGGGAAAACGCGGGTGTTAACTTATCGTATTGCTTACTTAATGAGCAAAGGTGTTGATGCCTTTAATATACTGGCATTAACCTTTACCAACAAGGCGGCGAAAGAAATGAAAGGCCGTATTGCCCAAATTGTAGGCGATGGAGAAGCAAAAAACTTATGGATGGGAACCTTTCACTCTGTTTTTGCTAAGATTCTTCGTTTTGAAGGTCACCACTTAGGTTTTCCTAGTAACTTTACAATTTACGATACACAAGATTCTCAAAAACTTTTGGGTTCCATTATTAAAGAAATGGGACTAGAGAAAGATATTTATAAAACAAAACAGGTTTACAGCAGGATTTCTTCTTATAAAAATAGCTTAATTACTGTAAAAGCGTATTTCAAAAACCCAGAACTTATGGAAGCCGATGCCATGGCAAGGCGTCCTAAAATGGGAGAGATTTATGCAGAATATGTGGATCGCTGTTTTAAAGCAGGAGCCATGGATTTTGATGATTTATTATTAAGAACCAATGAGCTGTTAACCAGATTCCCAGCTGTTCTAGCACAGTATCAAAATAAGTTTCGTTACATACTCGTAGATGAGTATCAAGATACAAACCACTCACAATATTTAATAGTACGAGCGTTAGCCGATCGTTTTCAAAACATTTGTGTGGTTGGTGACGATGCACAAAGTATTTATGCTTTTCGCGGGGCAAACATCAATAATATTTTAAACTTCCAAAAAGATTATGACGATGTTAAAATGTTCCGCTTAGAACAAAATTACCGCTCAACAAAAAATATAGTTGGTGCTGCTAATTCTGTAATTGAGCACAATAAAACGAAATTAGAAAAAATTGTTTGGACCGCAAATGATGAAGGCGAAAAGGTTAAAGTACACCGCTCTTTAACAGATGGAGACGAAGGGCGTTATGTAGCCAGTGCCATTTGGGAAGAAAAGATGACTAATCAATTACCAAACAGTGATTTTGCAATTTTATATCGTACCAATTCGCAATCTCGTGCCATGGAGGACGCTTTGCGTAAGCGTGATATTCCGTATCGTATTTATGGTGGCACATCATTCTACCAGCGTAAGGAGATAAAGGATGTAACGGCATATTTACGTTTAATACTTAATTCAGCAGATGAAGAAGCTTTAAAACGGGTGATTAATTATCCGGCACGTGGTATTGGTCAAACAACTATAGATCGATTAGTTGTTGCTGCAAATGTTACTGGTAAAACTATTTTTGGCCTTTTAAAAGACATAGATACTATAGATATTAATATTAATGGTGGTACAAAAAATAAACTAAGAGATTTTGTTACCTTGATAGAAAGTTATCAAGTGATGAATCAAACAGCAAACGCTTTTGATTTAGCAGAACATGTTACGAAAACCAGTGGCTTAATTCGAGAGTTTAACAAGGATGGAACGCCAGAAGGTGTTATGAGACTTGAAAACGTTGAAGAGCTCTTAAATGGTATTAAAGATTTTGTTGAAGGCCAATTAGAAATAGCAGATTCTAAAGACGATTTAGCAGAATTTTTAGAAGATATCGCATTAGCTACAGACTTAGATGGCGATAAAGGAGATCCTAATCACGTAGCATTAATGACTATTCACTCGTCTAAAGGTTTAGAGTTTAATCAGGTATTTATAGTGGGCTTAGAGGAAGATTTATTTCCAAGTGCCATGAGTATGAATACACGTGATGAGCTAGAAGAAGAACGACGATTATTTTACGTAGCGTTGACAAGAGCAGAAAAGAAGGCGTATCTTACGTATGCATTATCAAGATACCGTTGGGGGAAACTAGTAGATTCTGAACCAAGCCGTTTTATAGAAGAAATAGAAGAGGAGTTCTTAGATATTATAACTCCAATAGAAGAAAGACGCATCAATCCCATGCTATCTGCAGATATTTTTGGCGATGTTGAACCTAATAAAATTAGATTTAAAAAACCTACACAACCTAAATTCCAAAAGAAAGTGGCAAAAAAGAAAGAACCGGTGAACTTCGAAATTAGTGCACCTAAAAAACTTAAAAAAGCATCAGAAATTTCAAGTCCTAAAGGGGCGAACTTATTTGGCGGAGAACTTACTGTAGGCAATAGAGTAAAACATTTAAAGTTTGGTAGAGGAGAAGTGCTTAAAATGGAAGGTAAAGGGGGCGATATTAAAGCTGAGATCGATTTTGAATTTGGTGGTAAAAAGAAATTGTTACTGCGCTTTGCTAAGTTGGAGCTTATAGGCTAATTTTAATCATTAGCGATGTACAAGTATAAATAATTTAGTATAATCCAGGAATCTAATCATGATCCAAGCAGCTAATAGATGTCATTATTAAGAGACTACTTACAAAAAAGAGTTTTAAAAATTTGAGCATCCTAAAAAATAGTGTTTACTTTATAGGAACAAAAGGTTAAGTTACTAATTATGGCTGAATTTATTAGGATTTACGAAGAAAATCCAAACCCGAAAGAAATCAAGAAAGTGGTGAATGTGCTAAAAAATGGTGGACTCATCATTTATCCAACAGATACTGTTTATGGGTTGGGCTGCGATATAACAAATACAAAAGCATTAGAGCGTATCGCTAGAATAAAAGGCGTTAAACTAGAGAAAGCTAATCTTTCTTTCATTTGTCATGATTTGAGTAATTTAAGCGATTATGTAAAGCAAATTGATTCGTCTACCTTCAAAATTTTAAAGCGAGCCTTGCCTGGGCCCTATACTTTTATTTTACCAGGATCAAAATCATTGCCTAGTGTTTTTAAGAAAAAAAAGCAGGTTGGTATTCGTGTTCCAAACAACAATATTACTGTTGAAATTGTAAAAGCTTTGGGTAATCCATTAGTGTCTACCTCAATACGGGATGAGGATGAGGTTTTAGAATATACTACAGATCCAGAATTGATTCTTGAGAAATGGAACGATTTAGTGGACTTAGTCATCGATGGTGGCTATGGTGGTAATGAAGCCTCTACAATCGTTGATTTAACAGAAGCAGAACCTATTGTGATTAGAGAAGGAAAAGGGAGTTTAGAAATTTTTTAATTACAACCCAAATCTAGCTGAGATTGTAAATCACTATTAGGAATACAGTTGCCAGAAAAGACTTGAGCGGGAACATAACGTTCTAAATTAGAATCATATAATGCATTTTCTATAAATGCAACGATCTCATTAATTTCTTGTTGCGACAGTTTGAGGTCCTTGAAATCTTCTGCTAACTGTCCATTTGGTACACTATTGTTTTGTTTTTCACCTTTAACGATATAACTAACCACTTCATTTAATGAGGTGAATGTACAACCATGACCATAAAACCTATTAGATTTTAAATTGTACAAATTAGGAACCTTAAATTTATAATCGTCACTACTATTATTGGTAAAGCCTCCACGTCCTTTACTTTTGATTATAAAATCATCTGGGTTAATTATAATGCCATTACTTTGGTCTATATCTCCCATGCCTAATGCATAAAATGCATTTGATTTGAGGGCAGGTCCCGTGTGGCAGTTAATACATCTCCCTTTATCAAAAAATAAAACAGCCCCTCTTTTCTCTTGGACATTCATACGGTCGTAATTTCCCTTCAACCAATCTTGCCAAGGTGATTCATTGGCTAAAAGCGTCCTGTTATATGCGGCAATCGCTAACCCTGCTGTTAATTTTGTATAACGCTCATTTTCTGGTACCTCAGGAAAAGCAGCGTCAAACATAGCTTTATAACCGTAATTAGTTGCGAAATCTTTATCAATTCTCAATCTATGTGCAGCTTGTCCAGCCATACCTTGGGTTTCTAAACCTTGATAGCCTAGTAAGTTTTCTGGAATGGTATTCGCATTTTGAGCGATATAAGGCGTGTTAATTCCTGTACCACCTAACGATCCATTCCAGAGCATGACCTCTTGATAAGCAGAATTTAAAAGGCTTGGTACTTTTATGGGTTCAATATCTATGGAGTCTAAAGGCATGCTTTGATCTATGATTCTATGGTCTCCAATAGTACCAAAACCTTTACCGCCTTCACCAATACCTTGTAAATTGCCAGAATAAAAACCAGCAGCTACAGGGTGGCAACTAGCACATGAAAAGGTTTCTATTGCCAAATCTATTTTGGCATTACCTCCTGTGGCTGTGTCATGGACTAACATTTTTCCTAGAGCTACTTTATCTGTTGTAATTGGGTTTAATGGATCTTGAGGGATATTTACATAATCATTTGAATCTGGTAGTTGAAAAAAATAAGGACCTATGCCATTAGACTTTTCATCAATTAATGATAATAATTGTGAATCTAAAGCAGAAACTTCTTCATAATAAGATTCATTAACACACGAACATAAAAAACAGGATAATGCAAGCAACGACATTGCCACAGCATTGGTTTTTATTGTGTAGAAAAACATGGTTAAATAGCGTTTATAATAAAGCTACTCTTTAATTTTAAAGCGGTTTCTTTTTTTTAGATTAAATGTAACATAAATAGATGAATGGTCTAATATAGCCTGTGTATAAAAGTAAAAAGCCCAATCTTTCGATTGGGCTTTTTAATAATATTTTTAAAATGAATTAGTTACCTTCTTTTGATAAGCTTTTCATTTCAGTTTCAATCATTTCATAGAACTGATCGATTTTTGGTAGGATATAAATTT
It contains:
- a CDS encoding L-threonylcarbamoyladenylate synthase, whose protein sequence is MAEFIRIYEENPNPKEIKKVVNVLKNGGLIIYPTDTVYGLGCDITNTKALERIARIKGVKLEKANLSFICHDLSNLSDYVKQIDSSTFKILKRALPGPYTFILPGSKSLPSVFKKKKQVGIRVPNNNITVEIVKALGNPLVSTSIRDEDEVLEYTTDPELILEKWNDLVDLVIDGGYGGNEASTIVDLTEAEPIVIREGKGSLEIF
- a CDS encoding FMN-binding glutamate synthase family protein, producing the protein MDTFLNFLSNSSWWLWVLIVLVIVVLRDVIQRKHTISHNFPVVGHLRYLFESIGPEIRQYFVANNREELPFNRIERSWVYASAKSENNYEGFGTDRDIYAHQHIFINNAMIPYRVPDDHPNAKDKHFLPCAKVIGLHNKRRRPFRPASVINVSAMSFGSLSARAIDSLNKGVQMADAYHNTGEGGLSPYHKNGADVIFHFGTGYFGVRAEDGGFSMEKMKKLVEEHPFIRAIELKLSQGAKPGKGGVLPGAKISQEIADIRGVEVGKDVLSPPNHKAFDTIPEMVDFIEAIAENTGLPVGIKAAIGKLEQWEELTNIMKTTGKGPDFITVDGGEGGTGAAPPSFADHVSLPWVYGFGDLYKLFQKKGLEEQVVFIGSGKLGFPGKAAMAFSMGVDIINVAREAMMSIGCIQAQICHTNRCPSGVATQSKWLQRGIDVPLKSERLAQYFKTFKKECIEITHAAGYEHPCQFKMTDIEVNIDDHNLSNALSETYQYQKTPVPFHGMQDLKDCQYLGGNT
- a CDS encoding ATP-dependent helicase codes for the protein MEKYLSQLNEAQLEPTIQKDGPMIIIAGAGSGKTRVLTYRIAYLMSKGVDAFNILALTFTNKAAKEMKGRIAQIVGDGEAKNLWMGTFHSVFAKILRFEGHHLGFPSNFTIYDTQDSQKLLGSIIKEMGLEKDIYKTKQVYSRISSYKNSLITVKAYFKNPELMEADAMARRPKMGEIYAEYVDRCFKAGAMDFDDLLLRTNELLTRFPAVLAQYQNKFRYILVDEYQDTNHSQYLIVRALADRFQNICVVGDDAQSIYAFRGANINNILNFQKDYDDVKMFRLEQNYRSTKNIVGAANSVIEHNKTKLEKIVWTANDEGEKVKVHRSLTDGDEGRYVASAIWEEKMTNQLPNSDFAILYRTNSQSRAMEDALRKRDIPYRIYGGTSFYQRKEIKDVTAYLRLILNSADEEALKRVINYPARGIGQTTIDRLVVAANVTGKTIFGLLKDIDTIDININGGTKNKLRDFVTLIESYQVMNQTANAFDLAEHVTKTSGLIREFNKDGTPEGVMRLENVEELLNGIKDFVEGQLEIADSKDDLAEFLEDIALATDLDGDKGDPNHVALMTIHSSKGLEFNQVFIVGLEEDLFPSAMSMNTRDELEEERRLFYVALTRAEKKAYLTYALSRYRWGKLVDSEPSRFIEEIEEEFLDIITPIEERRINPMLSADIFGDVEPNKIRFKKPTQPKFQKKVAKKKEPVNFEISAPKKLKKASEISSPKGANLFGGELTVGNRVKHLKFGRGEVLKMEGKGGDIKAEIDFEFGGKKKLLLRFAKLELIG
- a CDS encoding cytochrome-c peroxidase; the encoded protein is MFFYTIKTNAVAMSLLALSCFLCSCVNESYYEEVSALDSQLLSLIDEKSNGIGPYFFQLPDSNDYVNIPQDPLNPITTDKVALGKMLVHDTATGGNAKIDLAIETFSCASCHPVAAGFYSGNLQGIGEGGKGFGTIGDHRIIDQSMPLDSIDIEPIKVPSLLNSAYQEVMLWNGSLGGTGINTPYIAQNANTIPENLLGYQGLETQGMAGQAAHRLRIDKDFATNYGYKAMFDAAFPEVPENERYTKLTAGLAIAAYNRTLLANESPWQDWLKGNYDRMNVQEKRGAVLFFDKGRCINCHTGPALKSNAFYALGMGDIDQSNGIIINPDDFIIKSKGRGGFTNNSSDDYKFKVPNLYNLKSNRFYGHGCTFTSLNEVVSYIVKGEKQNNSVPNGQLAEDFKDLKLSQQEINEIVAFIENALYDSNLERYVPAQVFSGNCIPNSDLQSQLDLGCN